The stretch of DNA agctatacatttcattttatatatttgggaaatatgatattttgagctttttctaaacccttaagtgacttttttaaccccggtctcccctattgtaattaaaaatctctaaataGAGTTTACGTCTCCGATAAaggagaattaaaagaaataaataaaaatttaaaaattttgaattaaaaaaaataaaaattttgaattacggcaaagaacttttttttatttttgctaagatattttttgcaaCGTTTCGAGGACTCGTATTTCCCTTTTCTTCAGGCAGGCAAAATATGGCAAAATATCAAACAGACACTTGCATTTTGAAtgcatttttgcaatattttaagCTTTGTCTGAGGAAGAGGGAAATCCAAACACTCGAAATGTCGGAAATatcgtaaaaaataaatctgagAACAAAATTAAGggtcttttctttttttcacaatttgttaagaaatagttaatgaaaaaaggaaaataaaaaaagcatcatTATTTTGTTTgggtttttaaagaaattaaacagCTTAAAGATAcaactttgaggttatgtacaGTGTGGTTTGTTAGGTCTTTAATcatagaaaaatttatcaattagaCATTGAAACCGAATGAGAATTGATGTGCAAAATGCtataattttacaataaaacttGTTCTATTCacatttgcaagaaaattctattaaaaacaGTGCCCGACGCGTATTTTAACAAACCAAAATGGCGACTAGAAAAACGCTTCAGTTTTGACGAaagttttagattttttttacgtttttgaAGCTAAATCGATAAATCGAAGTCCTGTAACTCTAATTAATTCTATTCCTACtctcaaacatttaaaattaccattttccTATTCAAAATTACCTATAGTGGACTCCAAAATcctcttattattttttgtctctttctaacTCATGGGTTTTGCCAGCTAACTGCTAATGAGTTTAAGGACTTATCGGATTTCAAAGCTATCGAATTTAAGTTAATATGCAAGGAATTGAGATTTTgtgaggaatattttattgtttgatttattgaaaCAATTGAAACCATTGAAATTGCGTAAAAGCTCTAACATTTTAGAGGTTAGGAGTAGTTAAACTGCCATTAATCTATCTATACTTTTGTTTCAATGGCTGCTAAGCTTCTAAAATTAACCAATAGAAATGATGGCGCTGCTTATCCATCATTTTACAGCTAAAGCTAAACGGCCGTAAAGTTATTCATCCTACATATTTCTGTTCCTATTCACCCTGGTTGTGCCctcttgaaattattttcatcattattGAGAGAGTCTTATCGGTCGAAAAGAGAAGCAACAGTGAGTTGTAGAAGTTTTAGAGATGCGAAGGAGGAAGTCGCGGAGAGGAATTGAATTAcgcaaaaaaacaatttttatcgACACTTCATTATGTGTGTCTTCTATAACCTTGAACTATTGAGAATGAGCTCGTTGAATTTTTTGCAGCCCCCCAATATTGGCCACATGTGCAAATTCTCACGTTTGATAAACtaataattcacattttatcaCGAAAATAGTCGAAATCATTAATTTGATGagaatattaaaggaaaattcattgtatCTTCAAAAAGTTCTTTGTGGGCGGATGAAGAATGTGGAATTTCTTTGGAAttctttgcatattttttaatttcttaaatgattttttttagaatttgactcaagaaaagttttatggaaaatattaatgaaattttttaccttttttcagttaattaggccgaaaagaataaaaagaaaattgagcacaaaataaattctttgctGAGTTCACGCGCACTAAACTCCGTCACTTTTGTAAGCAAGAACATTTGCAACATACGCTAAGATACAGGGCTAAGAAACATTTTCAGCGGaataacataacctcaaagaaAGTGTTTTGTTTTGCTTTCCGGCGTTGGATCTTATTCTTTtgttgtgaaataaataaaagaagcgCCCCAAAATGGATGAGGTAAGTAATAAAGGTGAATTTTAAGGACTTTGGAGGATCTTTAAGGATACAAATTATTGCAGGCTATACTTGAGAAAATGGACCAAGCGTGCAGGACGTCTGAAGAATTCACAAAACTCTACTACGAAAGTCTCGACAAGAGGCGCCATGTAAGTCCCCCCTCTGTTGTATGAGCCCCTGCAAGTTcctaactatttttttttgtttcaattttcttccagcAAATGTTCCGTTTGTACCTGGACAATGGAGTTCTTGTGTGGAATGGAAATGGGGTAACGGGAAAGGATGACATTCAGAAGTTCTATCAGGAACTTCCTGTGTCTGATCATCAGATGAATACCCTCGATGCTCAGCCCATTCTCGATGCCACTCAACTCACCTTCCTCATTCAAGTCAGCGGTTCCGTGAAGTTCAGCAATGACGGACTTGCACGTCCCTTCCAGCAAACATTCATCATAACCGCCCAGGCGGACAAGTGGAAGATCGTCAGTGATTGCTATCGCCTCCAGGACGCAATGTTCAAGGACAGGAAATAAACAaatctcttccttttttttcttaactaatctcattttattttctcagcatttctatttacatattttaccGATGAAAACACGCAGggtgtcgaaagctctgaaaatttACATCCAAAAGAGGGCGAGGTGATTcgccgaaagctctggtaaAAATTGCGTTTTTCTCGGATTGACACACATCCTTGACGCCTCCGGAGGGAGCACCTCAGTCCTACCAAAAACTAATTTACATCCATAACGCTCTGAGGATGACCCGCagagtgtcgaaagctctggcaattAGAATGTTTTAATTACTGAATCAAACAAATCGACGCTCACCGGAAggagaatttcataaaatttcccatttttctcaATCTAAATCACACGCCGGCCTTCtacaatatttgaattttttattatttttattcctccGTCTTCGGTTTCTTTGCATCCGGACCATCTTCAGCATCAAAGATTGGCTTTGGCTGTGTCTTTGCGTACGCAGGAGCGATCCAGTAGGGATTCTCAGCTGCTTCCTTGGCGTATTTTAAGATTGCCTCTCGCGGGTCCTGATCATCGTCCACGCGCTTGCTAAGTCCGAGATTCCTTATGACGTAGCTGCTGAGGGTTCCTCCGGATGAGGCAACACGTCCACCCTGCCCTGAAGTGATGGGAAGATCGGGTTTTCGTGACTTCACCGGATCTGCACGTTCCTTCTCCATCTTCTTTCGACTTGAGCGACTCTTCTCCTGCCGGAACATTGGTAGCGCATGCGGGGTGATCACCTGTGTTGTCCCCACAACTTCCACATGCTTCTTCTTCCGGTACGTCTTCACAACGCACAATTTGGCCCCACGGAGACTTCTTTTGTCGTCGTAGAAGCACTTCACCACCCCATTGCCACAGCCAACGAAGATTTGATTGAGTTTCGGATGCCAGATGACCTTGATGATGTGAGAATCTGTGACGGGAATGCTGTGAATTTGCTCACTTGTCCGTGCGTCGAAGAAGTACACCGAAGCGGCTTCTTTCTCCCGGTCCATTGACTCTCCTGTCACGAGGATTGCATCGTCGGGGCTGAAGACGCAATCAGTGGTGTCGTAGCGGGAGAAGAGATCGTTGAAGGTGAAGATAGGCTGTTTCAGGTGTCGCATATCCCACAACTTCATACTCCCATCGCATGATCGGGAAGCCAGCTGTGTGCCAAGGTGGGAGAATGTGACGCAGGAGATTTCACTGCCACGACTATGTGCCTCCCGGATGCAGTGGGTTGTATTGACAAACATCTTCCGTGTGTCCCACATTTGTATTGAGCCATCAGCACATCCGGAAGCAATGAGTGTGGCATCCCGGTTGTACGTACAGCTGTGCGGGAGAGTCTTAAGTCCACCCTGAGCGCGGGTTTTGATGACATTCTTCTGTTGCTTCCCATTGGAAGCTTCCCAGATGCGTAGCGTTGAATCCAGGGAGCTCGTGAGGAATTCTTCCTTCCTACTGGGATGCCAGCATCCCGCTGTCAGCTGTGCTGTGTGCCCCTTTGTACGAGCCATATCTGTGATGTATTGATCCCCCTTGACGCATTCCATCTTCTCAAAACCATCCCGATCGAGAATTTTTGCCTGTGAATTCCCGGAAACAACGAGAATCCGATCACCCGTTACGGAATACTGAATTCCCCGGATGGGATAATTCTCACACGGCTGAAGGGTCCGGAAGGCTCTCATTGTTGTATCCATACCGGCAAAATCCCAAAAACACAGGTCGTAGCTCACAGATCCGGAAGCCAGACGAGCCCCCGATGGATCGGCTGACATGGCAATAACAGCCCGTGATCCATGCTGCATGGCAACTTCGTGACTTGCGGGAATCTTCCCCAGGAGGCTTGTGTCCTCCTCCTCATCACtatcttcttcatcatcactCCCACTGCCATCCCTCTCgggtttctttttcttcttctcttcctccaATGCGAAATTAGGCGGTGGCAGTGGACCAATAACATCCTCATCCTCCTCTTCCGCTTCTTTGTCATCCTTTGCTGGTGCTTCCGGAAGCTTCTCAACAGCCTTCCGTGGTGTAGAAACTTTCTTTGCCTTTGCAATTTGCTCAGCAATATCAAAGCTCTTTGCTTTCCGTCCAAAACCGGATATTCCCATAATTTCCTTCATATGTTGACTCTCCAAATCATCTGCAATCTCCTCAATGGCTTCATTTAGTTGATTCACCGGGGCATTCTTCCCAAAAGTACCAAATCCTGTaaaattcaacacaaaaatgtaagaaaataaacaacttttgaggttatgtccactaatgtttacaaaataataaaactattttacCTTCActttgtggattttctttgGTTTCCTCCGTGCTGGTTGATggttttgagaaattaattttcccaaatgttATTTTGGGACGATTCATTGTAGtagttctcttgcaatttcttCACTGAGACTAAAAATaatgagcagaaaaaaaatattctcctaACCTCaaactaattaaaaacttgttgttttcatcttcttcttcttcttccaaaTAGGAGTGTAATGATTATCGATATTATCGCTACCTAGGTAGCGATAATATCGATTATCTGtctgtctccctcacacttttagtttttcgcaattttctcgcgttttccgccgaattttccggccggAAGTAGTTTTTTGTGACcgggaagcgacgccgcgtcgactggcatcaaaaattccaaaactacgcgaaaatccatttccgggaaaaaaagtgcgtgtaaaatccccaaccgtcaaaatctccgcgggccccaaattccgTACAGAGGGGCTCCCCGGGGGCCCCAAAGCATTCGTAAGCGCCCCAGGAGCtccaaaaatgtgttttatgcccaaaaattcgggagaaaaacaagaaaatcacgaattttgtcaaaatgcaacaaaaaattCGTTATATTTCAAACTACCGGCGGCTTTTCGGCCAAAATTAAGTTTCCCGAAAAACCGctcgaaaaacccggaaaaccTCCGGAACAGATGCAGGGGGCCCCAGAGAAGCCCCTTGCGGcaggaaaagccggaaaattgtgttggaatgaagaaaattaactttgaatACCGCCGCCAAATGTTTTTTGGCGAAGTACTCAAAGCTCCCCGTGGGCCCCCTAAGAATTCCTGGCAACTTTTGGagccccaaaaatgagtttttccatggaaaattaattttttgaaaatgtttttccacacGCAACCACAAAACATTTTGTGTTTCATTGTTGTTTCACTGGAATGTTTTATAGTTGTTTattatgtttgttttattttgaataaattaaccaaattaacgtttttttttaccagaatcgccatttttttttaatgtataaaaatagaaaatcactGAATTTTAACGTTATGATGCTTCTGCATGTGATTCCGGAAGTCTCTTTTGATCCAGAAGAATCTTTGACAAGTTGTACATTCAAATGGggctttctccttcaaatgaCATCGTCGGATGTgaatctgcaaaaaaaatgcttcctgTAATAAATTCTCTAGGAAGAAGGAGGGCAAGAAGTTGACTCACCTGAAGCTGAGATTTGTCTTTGTAAACCAGATCACAGTGCGTACATTTAATCCTCAGCTTCCTGTGCCTCTCATACATATGCCTCTTGAGGGATTTTTCACAACGGAAGTTCCCTTTGCACCCCTCAAAGGTACACGTGAAGGTCCAAGGGGGCTTCTCGTGTGTCTTCATGTGCTCCTTGAGGATGCTCCGTCGGGTCATTCTTTTCCCGCACACTTCACACTGCAGCAAACTCCCGGCGTCTGACGTCTCAAGGTGCTTCAGCATGTGCCTCTGGACACTCTCCTTCCACCTAAAACCCACTCCGCAGATTTCACACGTGAAGGGGAAGTGCTCCGTGTGCAGGACAGTGTGCTTCCTCAAGTTATCCCTCGTGGAAAACATCCGTCCACATTCAGAGCACTGGAGTTCACCAACAACGCTTGAGATATTGGGATTAGTGTCAGTGGAGAAAATGCCCTCATTGTGGGTCTTCCAGTGAATCAAGAGTTCAGCCTGAGAGATAAATTCCTGGTTGCACCATTTGCAGAAGTACTTCTGCTGCCTCTCATGAACATTCTTCTCATGAATCTACCGGAGGAAGAAATCAGTTACAACCGttgaagatttgaattttaaatttttagtacATAATTTAGTCCTAAATAAACGATTTTTCATTATACAGCAGACATATtgaaaaaagctttgaaaattcaatatggaagaaaattgaaaaaaagaggcaaaaaatattaatttccataaaataaagGACGCCAAGGAGCTAGAAAACTTGGATTTAATTAGATGAAGCATTAGAAATAATTCTAGAGGAAGTAATAGAGAGAAAGCGTGAAGGAAGATCGTTTTATGTGAGTCTACAACAATGGCGACTAAGGATTcgtcaaaaatgattttttttggtctgAAAATAAGTTTTCTGACTTGATTTTCTGCTAGATTAGTGctaaaaaaacaagaaaattggtaagaaaattgaaatttaaaaccCAACGGTTCTTCGGAACGAAACACCCAAAGAAGCTCCCTGAGAACCAGCTTTGCGTTCCCTAAATCCCTTACCTTGAGGTACCTCTCGAATCTGTAGGATTTCTGACACAGGTGGCACTTGAAGAGCTTCTTCCCATCATCCGTGTGTAGCTTTATGTGCCGCGACAGAGCAAACATCCACCGGAAGGACTTCCCACAGTGCGGGCACTCATGCAGCTTCTCGGTGGAATGACACGTTTTGTGAAGTTCCAATCGGGATTCATTGGCAAACGCCTTCCCACACACTTCACAGATAATCTTCTTCTCCGTATGACGCCTCTTCTGGGAGTTTCTTTGGGATTTCTTCAACCCCATTTGGTTGCCGGAAGACTGAATACTCCGCAGAGATTCCTCAAGTTCACGAATTGTCTCCTCGAGGGATGCAAGGGGCGTTTCCAGGGATGCTAGTGGTGACATGGAGGCTTCGAGACTCTTCGTGGGATCCTCGAGATCTTCAAGGGTTTTCTCAACAGCCACCCTAATGGGATTACTCCTGTCCTCCGCGCCATTTTGATGCAAATCAAACAACTTGATAAAGTCTTGATGATCATAACCAGGTGCGTCCACTAGCAATGAGTCATCGTGATTGGATGCAACAGAGCTGGGAATATCAAAGAGATGTTCATCAAAGGCAATTTCTTCAACCTCCTGAGGTTCCTTTGCGGCATCCACATGGGGTTTGAAGTACATGAGATCAGCATGATCACTATCCTGTTTGAGGGAATTATTGAAAAGATCACAAGATCGTGATTTTATTCATGATCGCATTGAAAGatcaagaatttaaattttttaatttaaaattttcaattaaaagaaaattcgaatGAGATCACTCACTTCTAAATCACAAAGATCACTGGGAAGATCACCAAAATTCCCCACATTGCCCGTTTCCTCAAACAACCGAATGACTTCATTGACAATCTCCTCAGTGGGCATTATGGGGGCATTAAAGGCACTCACAAAGCAATTTTTAATACTCTCGTAATTCCcaaaaaattgatagaaaCTCTTCACGAGGAAAATCCGTTGCTTAAGATTGTACTTTTCAAGGGAGCTTCTCATCGTCTGGACGAGCAGCTCCCCGGCACTTTGGGAAATTACTATCACGGCGGcggtgggaaaaaaagaaaataaatctgagAGAAATGGGTGATAAGAGTTCAAGgttcgctctctctctctctcccgcCACAACTGATAACCGCGCGCAAAGCTTAGGGGTCAAATTTGAATGGGCAGAAGGAATTTTCAAAGTGGCCCAGCTGGGCCTCCGGCAGCTGGGTAACCCTCGCGATCAGGTCAGCTTGAATGCCTGAAGATCACTGATCATTCGTCGACTGAGCCACCTCATCTCTGCTGGACTTCATTCAGTGATCATTCAGTGTGAGAGAGAGTTGAAAGATcacgataaaaaaatatttataggaGCGAATGTTTGGAATGttcaaagaacattttttttaatcaaaatcctcattaaaatgtaaaaataaactaaaaaaataaaaatatagtaaGTAGAAAAGCTAGCAGGACAATGATCGCAAATGATCTTTGAAATATCATTTAATTGTAATATCTTAGTAGTAATTTTACTTGGTAGACTACAATGATCAATACTTTGTcgcaaaaatcaaaatattccgGAGAGAAAAACCTTTTTATCCAATAAACATTAACATGATCAcgatctttaatttttatcctgatcattatatttctttttatctcaatttgaatttctcatgCAGATATTGCTtccaatttaatcaatttttggaTGTTTTGAAGATAACAAAACCCGATCAAGGGGACTCTGTATAAGCAAAGCACACAGAGGATCAGGGGAGATCGCATTGAGTGAGTAACGTAATATGTATACTAAAGTTAACCAGATTGATTGATTGTTGTGAAGAAAAGTGTATTTCCGCCATCATAAAGCACTAAATTATTCATCAGTTGATCTTATTCAGGGGCTAATTTGGTGTTGCggcaattttcatcttttcaaaCTGACCCATTGTGtgaatttattcttgtttACAACCACTCTGGTGCCACACACTTGAACAGTACAaatgaagacatttttttacatccttaaaaaaacaatCCAGAGTTGAATTTTAGAAagattctttcatttttttgagcttttgttgtgtaaaaaaaaaagaaaaattctccattttgATCGAGATTTGAACCGAAGACCTTCAACTTGTTGCTGCAACACGCTGTCCGtttaacaaattaaagaaGCTAAGTTTAAGTAAAacatcattttgcaaaagtattatttttttattattaatttgttcgcatttttatgaataatttacaaaataatctacttgggggatgatttttattaattgttgtaaaataataacaaGAATTAGTAATTAATAATCCTATTTTTAGCCACATTTAATCAcaaattttaaactaaattgcTCAACAATTTACACGATCGCACGATCACCTTTATTGGGATGTcctgttttttatttattttttattcctttgatcataaatcataaaatcttccttttttaATCTATCTACAATCTTTTAAATCCTTCTGTTTTACGCATAACACTCTcaaattaaaagcatttttaatgacaaataaaaatatttttttcttctaattacAAATATCTCTTcataaaaatcgtttttttgctgaggaaattgaaattattgaatttctcattaattccCCGCATTTGACACTGAATTGCTTTTAACCTCCAACAGTTGAGGGTAGTTTTCGACAATATTGAGAAGGATGGTGTCGATGTAGTGCTTCAGCctcacattttcttcctctttgtcCTGATAGGCCGTCTGGagctgcaaagaaaattaaaaaaaaaattttttaatcaatttttaaattctttcaatatttctttagagaagaaaatatttgaagatgATTCgcaaaagaagtttattcattttgatgaacaaaaaaaaaatattttcaaacagATAAGCAAGTtatagaaaatattccaagaagTTCATAAAACATTCTCCTAACAATAATTtctcagcaaaaaaaattcgcttCTAAGTAATTCTTACTAAAAAGCTTTTGAGCATATGCTTTACATAGTGAgctctttttaattttatatccaCGAATAACAATACATTTAGGGATATATAAATTCTGACAACACTCTCTTTATTAATAAACAacgatgcatatgcttcatataaaagtgaaaacaCTTTACCCTTCTAACGGCGTCAGTTAAGAATCTATGACTAACACAAATGGAAGAATAAAGCGTTCTGCTCATCTCAAATGAATTCCACATCActttttaacaaagaaaagcatatgcttcatacacaaaaaagcaaaatagaCACAGTGCagttatttctttaaatatgcCGCTATCGATTATCtgtcttttgaaatttaatttttaactttagcTACATTAGCAATGAACGCAATGAAGCATTTGCTTCAtgcacaaaaatataaaatagaaaaaaagatttcaaaataaGAGAGGTCTGTATTGTTTAATTGCTTTATGATTTTATCAAGATAAATCGTCACTTGAAGCGGcatcaaaatctttttc from Lutzomyia longipalpis isolate SR_M1_2022 chromosome 4, ASM2433408v1 encodes:
- the LOC129794897 gene encoding gastrulation defective protein 1 homolog is translated as MNRPKITFGKINFSKPSTSTEETKENPQSEGFGTFGKNAPVNQLNEAIEEIADDLESQHMKEIMGISGFGRKAKSFDIAEQIAKAKKVSTPRKAVEKLPEAPAKDDKEAEEEDEDVIGPLPPPNFALEEEKKKKKPERDGSGSDDEEDSDEEEDTSLLGKIPASHEVAMQHGSRAVIAMSADPSGARLASGSVSYDLCFWDFAGMDTTMRAFRTLQPCENYPIRGIQYSVTGDRILVVSGNSQAKILDRDGFEKMECVKGDQYITDMARTKGHTAQLTAGCWHPSRKEEFLTSSLDSTLRIWEASNGKQQKNVIKTRAQGGLKTLPHSCTYNRDATLIASGCADGSIQMWDTRKMFVNTTHCIREAHSRGSEISCVTFSHLGTQLASRSCDGSMKLWDMRHLKQPIFTFNDLFSRYDTTDCVFSPDDAILVTGESMDREKEAASVYFFDARTSEQIHSIPVTDSHIIKVIWHPKLNQIFVGCGNGVVKCFYDDKRSLRGAKLCVVKTYRKKKHVEVVGTTQVITPHALPMFRQEKSRSSRKKMEKERADPVKSRKPDLPITSGQGGRVASSGGTLSSYVIRNLGLSKRVDDDQDPREAILKYAKEAAENPYWIAPAYAKTQPKPIFDAEDGPDAKKPKTEE
- the LOC129794904 gene encoding zinc finger protein OZF-like, with protein sequence MRSSLEKYNLKQRIFLVKSFYQFFGNYESIKNCFVSAFNAPIMPTEEIVNEVIRLFEETGNVGNFGDLPSDLCDLEDSDHADLMYFKPHVDAAKEPQEVEEIAFDEHLFDIPSSVASNHDDSLLVDAPGYDHQDFIKLFDLHQNGAEDRSNPIRVAVEKTLEDLEDPTKSLEASMSPLASLETPLASLEETIRELEESLRSIQSSGNQMGLKKSQRNSQKRRHTEKKIICEVCGKAFANESRLELHKTCHSTEKLHECPHCGKSFRWMFALSRHIKLHTDDGKKLFKCHLCQKSYRFERYLKIHEKNVHERQQKYFCKWCNQEFISQAELLIHWKTHNEGIFSTDTNPNISSVVGELQCSECGRMFSTRDNLRKHTVLHTEHFPFTCEICGVGFRWKESVQRHMLKHLETSDAGSLLQCEVCGKRMTRRSILKEHMKTHEKPPWTFTCTFEGCKGNFRCEKSLKRHMYERHRKLRIKCTHCDLVYKDKSQLQIHIRRCHLKEKAPFECTTCQRFFWIKRDFRNHMQKHHNVKIQ
- the LOC129794937 gene encoding NTF2-related export protein: MDEAILEKMDQACRTSEEFTKLYYESLDKRRHQMFRLYLDNGVLVWNGNGVTGKDDIQKFYQELPVSDHQMNTLDAQPILDATQLTFLIQVSGSVKFSNDGLARPFQQTFIITAQADKWKIVSDCYRLQDAMFKDRK